A window of uncultured Gellertiella sp. genomic DNA:
GTGCGCCACAGGCGCAAAACAGAAACGGCATGGGGAGCTACAATCAATGACAATTGCGACAGACACCGGAGGGAGCGCCGCTGACAGCGGCAACCTCCACCGCGCGCTGGACTGGAAGGGCGCGTTCTGGGTAGCGGCGGGCGTTCCGCCACTGGTCCTTTTCTCCATCGGCGGCATCGCCGGCACCACGGGCAAGCTCGCTTTCCTGGTGTGGATCATTTCGATGATCATGGGCTTCATGCAATCCTTCACCTATGCCGAAATTGCAGGCATGTTCGGCAACAAGTCCGGCGGGGCCTCGGTCTATGGCGCCACCGCGTGGCTGCGCTATTCGAAGTTCATTGCGCCGCTGTCGGTCTGGTGCAACTGGTTTGCCTGGTCTCCGGTTCTGTCGCTCGGCTGCGCGATTGCGGCGGGCTATATCCTCAATGCCCTTTTCCCGATCCCCGGCGCGGATTCTCCCGCCGTCATCGCCTGGGTTACGGCCCATGCAGCGGATCTGACCGCAGCAAGCCCGCAGGTTGCCGAATATATTACTGCCAATGCCGGCGCGACGCCGGATGCCGCCGTCCATGCCCTGCTGGCACAGGATGCGATTGCGGCGCTGACGCCCGGGATCCGCAATTTCTCGCTCGGCGGTTTCGACATTCCCTTCCTCGCCCACGCAAGCTTCAATGCCACCTTCCTGATCGGTGGCATCCTGATGCTGATCATCTTCGCGATCCAGCATCGCGGCATTGCCGGAACCGCTTCGGTGCAGAAGTGGCTGGCAATCATCGTGCTGCTGCCGCTCTTGATCATCGGTCTGGTGCCGATCTTCAACGGCTCGATCAGCATGGCAAATGTCACCAACCTCGTTCCGCCGACAGCAGGCTATTCCGGTGTCGACGGCACCTGGAGCCGGGGCGGTTGGACGCTGTTCCTCGGTGGTCTCTATATCGCCGCCTGGTCGACCTACGGCTTTGAAACCGCCGTCTGCTACACCTCGGAACTGAAGGATCCGAAACGCGACACCTTCAAGGCGATCTTCTATTCCGGCCTGCTCTGCTGCCTGTTCTTCTTCCTCGTGCCCTTCGCCTTCCAGGGCGTTCTCGGCCAGGGGCCGGGCACCGGCATGCTGTCGCCTGGGATCGTCGATGGCACCGGCGTTGGCGTGGCGCTTGCCGGCCTGCTGAAGGCGGGCGCACTGGTCACCCAGATCCTCGTGGTGCTGATGATCCTTGCGCTGTTCCTTGCCATCATGACCGCCATGGCCGGCTCGTCGCGCACCCTCTACCAGGGGGCAAAGGACGGCTGGCTGCCGAAATATCTGGAGCATGTCAACGAACATGGCGCGCCGACCCGCGCGATGTGGACGGACTTCGTCTTCAACCTGATCCTGCTGGCCATCGCATCGGATGCGGGCGGTTATTTCTTCGTGCTGGCCGTTTCGAATGTCGGCTACATCATCTTCAACTTCCTCAACCTCAATTCCGGCTGGATCCATCGCATCGATTCCGGCCATATCGAGCGCCCATGGAAGGCTCCGACCTGGGTGATTGGTCTCAACACGATGCTGGCCTTCGTCAATGCCCTGTTCCTGGGAGCAGGTGCCAAGGTATGGGGCTATTCGAATGCCCTGCTCGTCGGCTTCGTCTTTGCCGCGATGATCCTGCCGGTCTTTGCCTTCCGCCACTATGTGCGGGACGGCGGCAGGTTCCCGGCGGGCGCGATGGACGATCTCGGCCTCTCCGGCGTCGATCTCGGCGTCAGGAAGGCGGGCATCCTGCCCTATGTGACGCTGATTGCGGGGCTGGGCGTCGTGCTCTGGGCCAACTGGTTCTTCCAGTTGCCCGCCTGAGGACGGAACAATCCGGAAAGGGAGGGCGTGGATCGCGGGGTCCGCGCCCTTTTTCCATTTCAGAGGCTGGCTCAGCCCGGCTCGGTGACGCTGCCAGCCTTGGAAAGCTTCAGCGCCCGCTCGCGCAGCACGATGAAGATGCCGGCGGCAACGATCAGCCCGGCACCGGCATAGACGGCCCGGTTCGGCACATCCCCGAAGAATACGAAGCCGAAGATCACTGCCCAGAACAGCAGCGTGTATTGCAGCGGCGCGAGCGTCGAGGCATCGGCAAGCTTCAGCGCCCGGTTGACCAGCACATGCGCCGACATCGCCACGACACCGAGCAGGGCGAGGAGCGAGAGATCGCGGAAGGTCGGGGCGACCCACTGGAAGGGCGAAGAGACAAGGCCTGCCACCAGCGCGGCAATGATCTGCCAGAAGACCAGCGTTGTGTCCGGCGTTGCCCGCAGGCTGCGACCGGTGACGATGAAGGCGGCGAAGGTGAGCGGACCGACAATCGAGACGATGGTGGCGGGACCGAGATCGCGGCCTGCCGGCTGGAGCGCAATCACCACGCCGACAAAGCCGGTGACGATGGCACTCCACCGCCGCCAGCCGACATGTTCGCCGAGCAGGAAGGGCGCCAGCGCTGCCACATAGATCGGGCAGGCGAGCCAGAAGGTCATGACGTCGGCCAGCGGATAGACCGAGACCGCGTAATAGAAGCAGAACACCTCGAAGGTGGAGAGGAACACCCGCAACAACTGCAACCAGGGCCGCTCCACCCGCAACACGGCGCCTGCCCCCTGCCGCCACAGAAAGGGTGCCAGAACAATCAGCGCGGCAATGCTGCGGATCAGCAGCACCTGCCCGACCGAATAGGTCGAGACCAGCATCTTGCCCATCGCATCATTCAGCGAAAACATCAGCATTCCGAGCAGCATCAGCACGATGCCGGCAGGCGCGCCGCGGGAAAGCAGCCGCTGAACAAGGGCTGTCATGTCTTGCATCTTTAAAAGCCCTGTCTTGCGAAAATGCCATTGGCGGCAGGATAGGTCCGCATGTTGCAGATTCGGCCCAAACGTGCCAGACGGCAAAAGGGATGCAAGGCAACTGACAGTCAAGGAATATTCTTGCCGGGCAAAAGACTTCTCTCCGGAGAATTTCCTTTGCGGAGAAATGTGGATAATATGGCGGAAACGAGCGCGGAGAAGGTTATGGATGGTCCCGGCACTAAAAATTCGAGGGGTCCGGACAATTCCGCGTGGATTACCCAGTCGGCCTTCACCCAGAACCCGCATGCGGTGCGCGACCCCAAGGAGAACAATCTCGAACAGGCCATCGGCCACGAGGTGCGCGCCTATCGCAAGAAGCTCGGCCTGACGGTTGCCGATCTCGCCTCCGCCTCGAATATCTCGCTCGGCATGCTGTCGAAGATCGAGAATGGCAATATCTCACCCTCGCTTGGCACGCTCCAGTCTCTCTCGCGGGCTCTGGGTGTTCCGGTCACCGCGCTGTTCCGCCGCTATGAGGAGGCGCGCAGCGCCGTCTATGTGAAGGCCGGAACCGGGGTCGAAATCGAGCGTCGCGGCACCCGCGCCGGCCATCAGTACAAGCTGCTCGGCCATATCGGTGACAACTCGAGCGGGGTCACCGTCGAGCCCTACCTGATCGAGCTCAGCGCCGAATCCGACGTCTTCCCGACCTTCCAGCACGAGGGCATGGAATTTCTCTACATGCTCGAAGGCGAGGTGCAGTATCGGCACGGCAACCTGCTCTACACGCTGCAGCCGGGCGACAGCCTGTTTTTCAATGCGGACGCGCCGCACGGACCGGAGGTGCTGACGAGGCTGCCGATCCGTTTCCTGTCGATCATCAGCTATCCCAAGCGCAACAGCGAGGTGGAGAGTTGAGCGGCGACGGAGACATCAGGACGACAGCCGACAAGCGCCTCGTGGCGCTGGAGGAAACCGTTGCCCATCAGGGCCGGGTGATCGAGGAGCTTTCAGGCGAACTCACCGAACAGTGGAAAGTCGTCGAACAGCTGCGCGCCAAGCTCGACCGGCTGACCGAACGCTTTCTCAATCTTGAGGAGCAGACACTCGAAGCGCCCGCCAACACCCGCCCGCCGCATTATTGACGCGCACGGGTGGCGGGATACCTGCCTTCAATGCATGGGCTGGACATTCATCTGTTCTTCGGGGTCATAAAGCACGGCCTTGAGGGCTTCGACCAGGATTCTGGACAGTTCGGCAAAATCCATGTCAGACAGGTCGGATGGTCCGGCTTTCCTGTAGATCTCGGTCAGCCCGTTCAGTTCGATCATTGAAAAACATTCTTCAAACATTCCGGTCTCCTTTATTTTAGATAAATCTTTATTATGCATGGATTGCGCAAGGCTTGCCTCTATTGGCGGATATCGGGAAACAGCCTGGCCTGACGGATTTGACAGACGCGCTGAAACTTGGCAGCACACAGATCAAGAAAACCGCCGGGGAGTGTTTGACATGGCGAGACGTTCGGAAGGCGTGGGACGGCTGGACGATGCGGCGCGGGCCGGGTGGATGTATTATGTTGCCGGACGGACTCAGGACGAGATCGCCGCTGCCATGGGCATCTCGCGGCAATCAGCACAACGGCTGGTGTCACTGGCCGTGGCAGAGCGGCTGATCAAAGTGCGTCTCGACCATCCGATTGCCGCCTGCCTGGAACTCGGCAATGCGCTGAAGCAGAAATACGACCTGCGCCAGGTGGAAATCGTTCCCAGCGATCCGCAATCCTCCTCGACAACGGTCGGGATTGCCGAGGCCTGTGCAGCCGACATCGAACGCTGGCTGCGCAAGCCCGAGCCCATCGTGCTGGCAATCGGCACCGGGCGGACGCTGAAAGCCGCAGTCGACCAGCTGCCGGTGATCGAATGCCCGCAGCACCGGATCGTCTCGCTGACCGGCAATATCGGCCCCGACGGTTCGGCGGCCTATTACAACGTCATCTTTTCCATGGCCGATGCGATCAAGGCCCGGCATTTTCCGATGCCGCTGCCGGTTCTGGTCTCCTCGGCGGAAGAACGCGCCCTCCTTCACCAGCAGGCGCTGATGCGCTCGGCGCTGGAACTGGCCGCTGTCGCCGATGTCACCTTCGTCGGCGTCGGGGAGCTTGGAACAAACGCCCCGCTGTGCATCGACGGTTTCCTGGCCGCGCAGGCCATGCAGGCGCTGGTCGATTCCGGGGCCTGCGGCGAGATCTGCGGCTGGATCTTCGACGGGGACGGAAAGTTGCTCGACGAGCCCGTCAACGAGCGGGTGGCCTCGGTTCCGATTCCCTCGCGCCAGACATCCACAGTTGTCGGCGTTGCCAAGGGCACACGCAAGCACGCCGCCCTCAGGGGCGCGCTCAAGGGCCGGTTGATCAACAGCCTGATCACCGACGAGACCACGGCCGAATATTTGCTCAATAACTGAGCAAATATTTTTCCATTGTAATTCAATATCTTGATGCACGCCTTCGGCGGTGCAGCATAGATATCGCGTTGACTTTCGTCCAGATAAATGAGTATTTGCCCTTGAGCCAAGCGAATGCTCATCTTAATCTCTTCTGGGAGGAAGACATGTCATTGAAGACCATGCTGCTCAGCGCCGTTGCGGCGCTGACCTTTTCAGGCATTGCCAATGCCGAAACCCTGACCATCGCCACTGTCAACAATGGCGACATGATCCGCATGCAGAAGCTGACGGATGATTTCACCGCCAAGAACCCCGACATCAAGCTGGAATGGGTGACACTCGAAGAGAACGTGCTGCGCCAGAAGGTGACGACCGATATCGCCACCAAGGGCGGCCAGTTCGACATCATGACCATCGGCACCTATGAAGTGCCGATCTGGGCCAAGCAGGGCTGGCTTTTGCCGCTCGACAATCTCGGCGCCGATTATGACGTCGACGACCTCCTGCCGGCGATCCGCTCCGGCCTCACCATGGACAACAAGCTCTATGCGGCTCCGTTCTATGGCGAAAGCTCGATGATCATGTACCGCAAGGACCTGTTTGAAAAAGCCGGCCTGAAGATGCCCGATGCCCCGACCTGGGACTTCGTGGCCGATGCGGCCCGCAAGATTACCGACAAGGACCATGAAGTCTACGGCGTCTGCCTGCGCGGCAAGGCCGGCTGGGGCGAGAACATGGCCTTCCTGACGGCGACGTCCAATGCCTTCGGCGCCCGCTGGTTCGACGAAAAGTGGAATCCGCAGTTCGACCAGCCGGAATGGAAGAACACCCTCGACTTCTACGTCAAGCTGATGAACGACGCTGGCCCTCCCGGCGCGTCCTCGAACGGCTTCAATGAAAACCTTGCCTTGTTCCAGACCGGCAAGTGCGGCATGTGGATCGATGCCACCGTCGCCGCCTCGTTCGTCACCAACCCGAAGGACAGCACCGTTGCCGACAAGGTCGGTTTCGCTCTTGCTCCCGATACGGGCCTTGGCAAGCGCGGCAACTGGCTCTGGGCCTGGAACCTCGCCATCCCGGCAGGCACCCAGAAGGCGGAAGCTGCCGAGAAGTTCGTGTCCTGGGCAACCAGCAAGCACTATCTCGATCTCGTCGCCTCCAAGGAAGGCTGGGCAAACGTACCTCCGGGCACGCGCACCTCGCTCTACAACAACCCGGACTACCAGAAAGCGGCTCCTTTCGCCAAGATGACGCTTGACTCGATCAATGCGGCCGATCCGAAGCACCCGACCGTCAAGCCGGTTCCCTATGTCGGCGTCCAGTTCGTCGCCATTCCCGAGTTCCAGGGCATCGGTACCGCCGTTGGCCAGCAGTTCTCGGCAGCGCTTGCCGGCCAGATCACCGTCGACCAGGCCCTTGCCGCAGCCCAGCAGCTGACGGTTCGCGAAATGACCAAGGCCGGCTACATCAAGTAG
This region includes:
- a CDS encoding sugar-binding transcriptional regulator produces the protein MARRSEGVGRLDDAARAGWMYYVAGRTQDEIAAAMGISRQSAQRLVSLAVAERLIKVRLDHPIAACLELGNALKQKYDLRQVEIVPSDPQSSSTTVGIAEACAADIERWLRKPEPIVLAIGTGRTLKAAVDQLPVIECPQHRIVSLTGNIGPDGSAAYYNVIFSMADAIKARHFPMPLPVLVSSAEERALLHQQALMRSALELAAVADVTFVGVGELGTNAPLCIDGFLAAQAMQALVDSGACGEICGWIFDGDGKLLDEPVNERVASVPIPSRQTSTVVGVAKGTRKHAALRGALKGRLINSLITDETTAEYLLNN
- a CDS encoding APC family permease: MTIATDTGGSAADSGNLHRALDWKGAFWVAAGVPPLVLFSIGGIAGTTGKLAFLVWIISMIMGFMQSFTYAEIAGMFGNKSGGASVYGATAWLRYSKFIAPLSVWCNWFAWSPVLSLGCAIAAGYILNALFPIPGADSPAVIAWVTAHAADLTAASPQVAEYITANAGATPDAAVHALLAQDAIAALTPGIRNFSLGGFDIPFLAHASFNATFLIGGILMLIIFAIQHRGIAGTASVQKWLAIIVLLPLLIIGLVPIFNGSISMANVTNLVPPTAGYSGVDGTWSRGGWTLFLGGLYIAAWSTYGFETAVCYTSELKDPKRDTFKAIFYSGLLCCLFFFLVPFAFQGVLGQGPGTGMLSPGIVDGTGVGVALAGLLKAGALVTQILVVLMILALFLAIMTAMAGSSRTLYQGAKDGWLPKYLEHVNEHGAPTRAMWTDFVFNLILLAIASDAGGYFFVLAVSNVGYIIFNFLNLNSGWIHRIDSGHIERPWKAPTWVIGLNTMLAFVNALFLGAGAKVWGYSNALLVGFVFAAMILPVFAFRHYVRDGGRFPAGAMDDLGLSGVDLGVRKAGILPYVTLIAGLGVVLWANWFFQLPA
- a CDS encoding helix-turn-helix domain-containing protein translates to MDGPGTKNSRGPDNSAWITQSAFTQNPHAVRDPKENNLEQAIGHEVRAYRKKLGLTVADLASASNISLGMLSKIENGNISPSLGTLQSLSRALGVPVTALFRRYEEARSAVYVKAGTGVEIERRGTRAGHQYKLLGHIGDNSSGVTVEPYLIELSAESDVFPTFQHEGMEFLYMLEGEVQYRHGNLLYTLQPGDSLFFNADAPHGPEVLTRLPIRFLSIISYPKRNSEVES
- a CDS encoding SlyX family protein codes for the protein MRTTADKRLVALEETVAHQGRVIEELSGELTEQWKVVEQLRAKLDRLTERFLNLEEQTLEAPANTRPPHY
- a CDS encoding DMT family transporter, producing MTALVQRLLSRGAPAGIVLMLLGMLMFSLNDAMGKMLVSTYSVGQVLLIRSIAALIVLAPFLWRQGAGAVLRVERPWLQLLRVFLSTFEVFCFYYAVSVYPLADVMTFWLACPIYVAALAPFLLGEHVGWRRWSAIVTGFVGVVIALQPAGRDLGPATIVSIVGPLTFAAFIVTGRSLRATPDTTLVFWQIIAALVAGLVSSPFQWVAPTFRDLSLLALLGVVAMSAHVLVNRALKLADASTLAPLQYTLLFWAVIFGFVFFGDVPNRAVYAGAGLIVAAGIFIVLRERALKLSKAGSVTEPG
- a CDS encoding sugar ABC transporter substrate-binding protein produces the protein MSLKTMLLSAVAALTFSGIANAETLTIATVNNGDMIRMQKLTDDFTAKNPDIKLEWVTLEENVLRQKVTTDIATKGGQFDIMTIGTYEVPIWAKQGWLLPLDNLGADYDVDDLLPAIRSGLTMDNKLYAAPFYGESSMIMYRKDLFEKAGLKMPDAPTWDFVADAARKITDKDHEVYGVCLRGKAGWGENMAFLTATSNAFGARWFDEKWNPQFDQPEWKNTLDFYVKLMNDAGPPGASSNGFNENLALFQTGKCGMWIDATVAASFVTNPKDSTVADKVGFALAPDTGLGKRGNWLWAWNLAIPAGTQKAEAAEKFVSWATSKHYLDLVASKEGWANVPPGTRTSLYNNPDYQKAAPFAKMTLDSINAADPKHPTVKPVPYVGVQFVAIPEFQGIGTAVGQQFSAALAGQITVDQALAAAQQLTVREMTKAGYIK